The Allorhodopirellula heiligendammensis genome includes a window with the following:
- the ccoG gene encoding cytochrome c oxidase accessory protein CcoG, protein MSNHETDSIHDEWASVAHDVLSTMEADGSRRWLRPRLSMGDWWKKRRVVAYLLMVVFVLIPHLRIGGKPVVLMDLVARQLTVLGKTFYPTDTLILAFGMLAVFISIVLVTAIAGRAWCGWACPQTVYMEYLFRPIDRFFEGTVGRGGKPKAEMGGMRSIARIVVYLLLCMFLAHTFLAYFVGTDRLAQWVRTSPFENPSAFLVMAGVTALMMFDFLYFREQMCTLACPYGRFQSVMLDEQSKIVAYDPGRGEPRAKGKRPAATPAGDCVDCHQCVVVCPTGIDIRNGLQMECVNCTQCIDACDNVMERVGLPKGLIRYSSQDEIARKPKKLFRARTIAYPLLLLAVLSGFAWAVGSKAGFDARLLRGKGAPFSITATGNVNNSFRLRLVNRSSEPQQYTLSVVTPENVTLEVLQDDLLMLPPGGNVLIPLNVEFLPIQTRGSGNKAAVLSVQDGQDRKHDLPFKLLGPR, encoded by the coding sequence ATGAGCAACCATGAAACCGATTCAATACACGACGAATGGGCCTCGGTAGCCCACGACGTGCTCAGCACGATGGAAGCGGACGGTAGTCGACGCTGGTTGCGCCCACGGCTGTCGATGGGCGATTGGTGGAAGAAACGCCGCGTCGTGGCCTACCTACTGATGGTCGTATTCGTCTTGATCCCGCACCTGCGGATCGGCGGAAAGCCCGTCGTCTTGATGGACCTGGTGGCTCGGCAGTTGACGGTTCTGGGCAAGACTTTCTATCCCACCGATACGCTGATTTTGGCGTTTGGGATGCTGGCAGTGTTCATCAGCATTGTGTTGGTGACCGCGATCGCAGGGAGAGCTTGGTGCGGGTGGGCGTGTCCGCAGACGGTATACATGGAGTACCTATTCCGTCCCATCGATCGCTTCTTCGAAGGCACCGTGGGCCGCGGTGGCAAGCCCAAAGCAGAGATGGGCGGGATGCGTAGCATCGCCCGGATCGTCGTCTATCTGCTGCTCTGCATGTTTCTTGCCCATACCTTTCTGGCTTATTTTGTCGGCACCGACCGATTAGCGCAGTGGGTCCGCACGTCGCCGTTTGAAAACCCCTCGGCGTTCTTAGTCATGGCGGGCGTGACGGCGTTGATGATGTTCGACTTTCTATACTTCCGCGAGCAAATGTGTACACTCGCGTGCCCCTACGGTCGCTTTCAATCGGTGATGCTCGATGAGCAATCCAAGATTGTTGCCTATGACCCGGGACGGGGCGAACCGCGAGCGAAGGGCAAACGTCCCGCCGCGACGCCTGCCGGTGACTGCGTGGATTGCCATCAATGTGTGGTCGTGTGTCCCACCGGAATCGACATTCGCAACGGGCTGCAGATGGAATGCGTTAACTGCACCCAATGCATTGATGCATGCGACAACGTGATGGAGCGCGTCGGCTTGCCAAAGGGATTGATTCGATACAGTTCCCAGGACGAGATCGCTCGCAAACCTAAAAAGCTGTTCCGCGCACGGACGATCGCCTACCCTCTGCTGTTACTCGCCGTGCTGAGTGGGTTTGCGTGGGCGGTCGGCAGCAAAGCTGGATTTGACGCGCGACTGCTGCGTGGTAAAGGGGCCCCCTTCTCCATCACGGCCACAGGTAACGTCAACAATTCCTTCCGCTTGCGGTTGGTCAATCGCAGCAGCGAGCCTCAGCAATACACACTCTCGGTAGTGACTCCAGAAAATGTGACACTTGAGGTACTTCAAGACGACCTACTAATGCTACCGCCAGGCGGCAATGTACTGATCCCACTGAATGTGGAGTTCCTCCCCATTCAAACGCGAGGCAGCGGCAACAAGGCAGCAGTCTTGAGCGTGCAGGACGGACAAGATCGCAAGCATGATCTGCCCTTCAAATTGCTAGGCCCGCGGTAG
- a CDS encoding cbb3-type cytochrome c oxidase N-terminal domain-containing protein: MNTTSTDHTSRTDDPHTTGHLYDGIEEFDNPLPGWWKWIFVASIAFCPPYWLYYHGGTPGRSVQDDYSLALAENTRLQFEEIGELQPTEQTIVKYMHDDSWRRVGRIVFQTNCVSCHGREGEGKVGPNLTDEFYKNVNNLEDIAHVINNGAAAGAMPQWSNRLHPNEVVLVAAYVASLRGEDLQGPRGPEGKTIPAWPEPTASEEESPDNES; encoded by the coding sequence ATGAATACCACGTCTACCGACCACACATCTCGTACCGACGATCCGCATACCACCGGCCACCTCTACGATGGCATCGAAGAGTTCGACAATCCATTGCCCGGATGGTGGAAGTGGATTTTCGTCGCGTCGATCGCGTTTTGCCCACCGTATTGGCTCTACTACCACGGTGGTACGCCTGGTCGTTCCGTTCAGGACGACTATTCGTTGGCACTCGCCGAGAACACGCGTTTGCAGTTTGAAGAGATCGGCGAACTGCAGCCTACGGAACAAACCATCGTTAAGTACATGCATGATGACAGTTGGCGGCGGGTGGGACGCATCGTGTTTCAGACCAACTGCGTGTCCTGTCACGGCCGGGAAGGGGAAGGCAAGGTCGGCCCGAACCTGACTGACGAATTCTACAAGAACGTGAACAACCTCGAGGACATCGCCCACGTCATCAACAATGGCGCAGCTGCCGGAGCGATGCCCCAATGGTCCAACCGTTTGCACCCTAACGAAGTGGTCCTGGTAGCCGCGTACGTGGCGAGCCTGCGCGGCGAAGATTTGCAGGGGCCACGCGGCCCTGAGGGCAAAACGATCCCAGCGTGGCCGGAGCCGACGGCGAGCGAAGAGGAAAGCCCCGACAACGAATCGTAG
- the ccoN gene encoding cytochrome-c oxidase, cbb3-type subunit I, producing the protein MATVTSTDVPQSGAGDSHSATDAGRMEQFSYDDSIVRMFAAATIVWALVATFVGLTVAVLLVLPQISSGLEWLNFARLRPLHTNAAIFAFAGNAIFAAVYYSTQRLCKARMWSDALSRMHFWGWQLIIVLAAITLPLGITQSKEYAELEWPIDILIAIVWLFIFGGNFLMTLIHRRERHMYVALWFYIATIVTVALLHIFNNLVVPIGAWASIPIYAGVQDAFMQWWYGHNAVAFFLTTPFLGLMYYFLPKAAERPVFSYRLSIIHFWSLVFIYIWAGPHHLHYTSLPEWASTLGMLFSVMLWMPSWGGMLNGLLTLRGAWHKVAADPVLKFYVVGVTFYGMATFEGPALSVKSINAFTHYTDWTIAHVHAGALGWNGFMAFGMLYWLIPRIFQTKMWSEKLVSLHFWIGTLGILLYIVPIYAAGLMQGWMWRAMDDTGHLMYPDFIETTQSIVPLWWLRVAGGLMYFSGVVMLGVNALMTWLQRPSEYEVPVISAPRLSADYHPTEKERKSPLEGVAVLDVTKKIESFAWMGWHRRWERLPVKFTVLVTLAVVVATLFEAIPAFLIRNNVPTIATVKPYTPLELAGRHIFVSEGCYNCHSQQIRPMVSETKRYGEYSKPGEGVYDRPFQWGSRRIGPDLAREGGKQSSFWHWTHFENPQNVSPGSVMPDYGHLLTEDMKYDAIAPHVQAAAYLGAEYSDEDLNDTAAVAMRQAERIAAEIVEQGGPAKTYEKQAVALIAYLQRVGIDLFAEEAPATPADEAVPDATAPAPATEDTAGTPSA; encoded by the coding sequence ATGGCGACAGTGACGTCGACCGATGTCCCGCAGAGCGGAGCTGGCGACAGCCATTCTGCGACCGATGCGGGGCGCATGGAACAGTTCTCATACGATGATTCGATCGTGCGCATGTTCGCGGCGGCGACGATTGTATGGGCCCTGGTGGCCACCTTTGTCGGGCTGACGGTGGCTGTCCTGCTCGTTTTGCCACAGATTTCAAGCGGTCTGGAGTGGCTTAATTTCGCTAGGCTACGGCCCCTGCACACTAATGCCGCTATCTTCGCGTTTGCTGGCAACGCTATTTTTGCTGCCGTTTACTACAGCACCCAACGACTCTGCAAGGCGCGAATGTGGAGTGATGCACTCAGCCGTATGCATTTTTGGGGCTGGCAGCTGATCATCGTGCTCGCCGCGATCACCCTGCCGTTGGGAATCACACAGAGTAAAGAATATGCCGAGCTCGAATGGCCGATTGACATTCTGATTGCGATCGTATGGTTGTTCATCTTCGGTGGCAACTTTTTGATGACATTGATCCATCGTCGCGAACGTCACATGTACGTGGCGCTGTGGTTTTACATCGCCACGATTGTCACTGTCGCGTTGCTGCACATTTTCAATAATCTCGTCGTCCCGATTGGTGCCTGGGCCAGCATTCCAATCTATGCCGGCGTGCAAGACGCCTTTATGCAGTGGTGGTATGGCCACAACGCCGTGGCGTTCTTCCTGACCACGCCGTTTCTTGGGTTGATGTACTACTTCCTGCCCAAGGCCGCCGAGCGTCCTGTCTTTAGTTATCGACTGAGCATCATCCACTTCTGGTCGCTGGTGTTCATTTACATCTGGGCTGGTCCCCACCACTTGCACTACACATCGCTACCGGAATGGGCCAGCACCCTGGGGATGCTCTTCAGTGTGATGTTATGGATGCCGAGTTGGGGTGGAATGCTCAACGGCCTGCTCACACTGCGTGGAGCGTGGCACAAAGTCGCCGCCGATCCAGTGCTGAAGTTTTATGTTGTCGGGGTCACCTTCTACGGGATGGCTACCTTCGAAGGCCCCGCATTGTCAGTGAAGTCTATCAATGCATTCACGCACTATACCGACTGGACCATTGCTCACGTGCACGCCGGTGCCCTGGGATGGAACGGGTTCATGGCCTTCGGCATGCTGTACTGGCTGATACCGCGGATTTTCCAAACCAAGATGTGGAGCGAGAAACTCGTCAGTCTGCATTTCTGGATTGGAACGCTAGGTATTCTGCTCTACATCGTACCGATTTACGCCGCCGGCCTGATGCAGGGCTGGATGTGGCGTGCGATGGACGATACGGGGCACTTGATGTACCCAGATTTCATTGAGACAACCCAGTCTATTGTGCCGCTATGGTGGTTGCGCGTCGCTGGAGGACTGATGTACTTCAGCGGTGTCGTGATGCTCGGTGTCAACGCGCTGATGACATGGCTGCAGCGACCGTCGGAATATGAAGTACCAGTAATCTCGGCGCCGCGGTTGAGTGCGGACTACCATCCAACCGAGAAGGAGCGGAAGAGTCCACTCGAAGGGGTCGCCGTTCTCGACGTCACCAAAAAAATCGAATCGTTCGCTTGGATGGGTTGGCACCGTCGTTGGGAACGCCTGCCGGTGAAGTTCACTGTCTTGGTGACGCTCGCGGTCGTCGTCGCGACGCTGTTTGAGGCGATCCCTGCATTCTTGATCCGCAACAACGTGCCTACGATCGCAACGGTCAAACCGTATACGCCGCTGGAGCTAGCCGGTCGTCATATCTTCGTTTCCGAAGGCTGTTACAACTGCCATTCCCAGCAGATTCGCCCGATGGTTTCGGAAACGAAGCGATATGGTGAATACAGCAAGCCTGGAGAGGGCGTCTACGATCGACCGTTCCAGTGGGGCAGTCGGCGGATCGGCCCCGATTTGGCTCGCGAAGGCGGCAAGCAGAGTAGTTTTTGGCATTGGACGCACTTCGAAAATCCTCAGAACGTCTCGCCAGGTTCGGTCATGCCGGACTATGGGCACCTGTTAACCGAGGACATGAAGTACGATGCGATCGCACCACATGTCCAAGCTGCAGCGTACTTAGGCGCTGAGTACAGCGACGAAGATCTCAACGACACCGCGGCTGTGGCAATGCGTCAAGCCGAGCGGATCGCTGCGGAGATTGTAGAGCAAGGCGGTCCGGCCAAGACATATGAGAAACAGGCCGTGGCCTTGATCGCCTATCTACAGCGAGTGGGAATCGACTTGTTTGCGGAAGAAGCCCCAGCGACGCCCGCTGATGAAGCAGTACCCGACGCAACCGCTCCGGCGCCGGCGACCGAGGATACGGCGGGCACCCCATCCGCTTGA
- a CDS encoding NfeD family protein: MPAIYAIGLMIAFFALAIAEILIPSGGMIGLSAVVVAVTSIIVGYTYSSSMALTLTLVYVITTPILLALLIRFWPNTKIGRRMLNRATLESDSALPEPTTIDGTPLSEFIGRVGIATSNLLPSGEIKIDGHRSDAVSTGLPIDRDALVIVVRVQTGKLQVRAANEDEIRRWREDAAGVSPRTATTLPESIVPLASSTEQSVTSPLDDIDFDDLRLDEPQSDEHQK, translated from the coding sequence ATGCCCGCAATCTATGCAATCGGTCTGATGATTGCCTTCTTTGCACTTGCCATTGCGGAGATCCTCATCCCAAGCGGTGGGATGATTGGGTTATCCGCTGTGGTCGTCGCGGTGACTTCCATCATCGTCGGGTACACCTACAGTTCGTCGATGGCATTGACGCTCACGTTAGTGTACGTGATTACCACACCGATTTTACTGGCGTTATTAATTCGGTTCTGGCCGAATACGAAGATTGGTCGCCGGATGCTCAATCGGGCAACTCTCGAATCGGATTCGGCCTTGCCAGAACCAACTACGATCGACGGAACGCCGCTGAGCGAATTTATCGGCCGCGTTGGCATCGCGACGTCGAACCTGCTACCCAGCGGCGAGATTAAAATTGACGGCCACCGGTCGGACGCTGTCAGTACAGGACTACCAATCGACAGGGACGCGTTGGTAATCGTGGTGCGGGTGCAGACAGGAAAGCTGCAAGTTCGCGCCGCCAATGAGGATGAAATTAGGCGCTGGCGCGAGGACGCGGCAGGAGTGTCGCCACGCACCGCGACCACATTGCCCGAATCGATTGTCCCTTTGGCCAGTTCGACCGAGCAGAGCGTGACATCCCCCTTGGATGACATCGACTTTGACGATCTTCGGCTGGATGAGCCCCAAAGTGATGAGCACCAGAAGTGA